In a single window of the Bos javanicus breed banteng chromosome 16, ARS-OSU_banteng_1.0, whole genome shotgun sequence genome:
- the KIF21B gene encoding kinesin-like protein KIF21B isoform X1 has product MAGQGDCCVKVAVRIRPQLSKEKIEGCHICTSVTPGEPQVLLGKDKAFTYDFVFDLDTWQEQIYSTCVSKLVEGCFEGYNATVLAYGQTGAGKTYTMGTGFDVATAEEEQGIIPRAIAHLFGGIAERKQRAQEQGVAGPEFKVSAQFLELYNEEILDLFDSARDPDARHRKSHIKIHEDASGSIYTTGVTSRLISSQEELIQCLKQGALSRTTASTQMNVQSSRSHAIFTIHLCQMRMCARPDLVNEAVSGLPDSAPPASEYETLTAKFHFVDLAGSERLKRTGATGERAKEGISINCGLLALGNVISALGDQSKKVVHVPYRDSKLTRLLQDSLGGNSQTIMIACVSPSDRDFMETLNTLKYANRARNIKNKVVVNQDKTSQQISALRAEIARLQMELMEYKAGKRVTGEDGAEGYSDLFRENALLQKENGALRLRVKAMQEAIDAINNRVTQLMSQEANLLLAKAGDGNEAIGALIQNYIREIEELRTKLLESEAMNESLRRSLSRASARSPYSLSASPAAPASSMEDASEVIRRAKQDLERLKKKEIRQRRKSPEKEAFKKRAKLQQENSEETDDNEAEEEDEEREESGCEEEDGREDEDEDSGSEESLADSDSDPEEKEVNYQVDLADLTCEIEIKQKLIDELENSQRRLQTLKHQYEEKLILLQNKIRDTQLERDRVLQNLSTMECYTEEKANKIKADYEKRLREMNRDLQKLQAAQKEHARLLKNQSRYERELKKLQAEVAEMKKAKVALMKQMREEQQRRRLVETKRTREIAQLRKEQRRQEFQIRALESQKRQQEIVLRRKTQEVSALRRLAKPMSERVAGRVGPKSPMLDSGAEVSASTTSSEAESGARSVSSIVRQWDRKINHFLGSHSAPTVPGARPARKKFQKKGASQSFSKAARLKWQSLERRILDIVMQRMTIVNLEADMERLIKKREELSLMQEALRRKRERLQAESPEEEKGLQELAEEIEVLAANIDYINDSIGDCQATIVQLEETKEELDSTDTSVVISSCSLAEARLLLDNFLKASIDKGLQVAQKEAQIRLLEGRLRQTDIAGSSQNHVLLDALREKAEAHPELQALIHNVQQENGYASTDEEVSEFSEGSFSQSFTMKGSTSHDDFKFKGEPKLSAQMKAVSAECLGPPLDVSTKNITKSLASLVEIKEDGVGFSVRDPYYRDKVSRTISLPTRGSTFPRQSRGAETSPLTRRKSYDRGQPMRSTDVGFTPPSSPPTRPRNDRNVFSRLTSNQSQGSALDKSDDSDSSLSEVLRGIITPVGGAKGARTAPLQCVSMAEGHTKPVLCVDATDELLFTGSKDRSCKMWSLVTGQEIAALKGHPNNVVSIKYCRHSGLVFSVSASYIKVWDIRDSAKCVRTLTSSGQVVSGDACAAASTRTVTSGQGEHQINQIALSPAGSMLYAASGNAVRVWELSRFQPIAKLTGHIGPVMCLTAAQTTGQRDLVVTGSKDHYVKMFELGEGVTGTIGPTHNFEPPHYDGIECLAIQGDVLFSGSRDNGVKKWDLEHQELVQQIPTAHKDWVCALAFVPGRPMLLSACRAGVVKVWNVDNFTPIGEIKGHDSPINAICTNSRHIFTASSDCRVKLWNYVPGLTPCLPRRVLAIKGRATTMP; this is encoded by the exons GATCCGGCCCCAGCTGTCAAAGGAGAAGATTGAGGGCTGCCACATCTGCACGTCGGTCACCCCCGGGGAGCCCCAGGTCCTCCTGGGGAAGGACAAGGCCTTCACCTATGACTTTGTCTTCGACCTGGACACCTGGCAGGAGCAGATCTACTCCACCTGCGTCAGCAAGCTCGTGGAGGGCTGCTTCGAGGGCTACAATGCCACGGTGCTGGCCTACGGGCAG ACGGGGGCGGGGAAGACGTACACCATGGGCACTGGCTTCGACGTGGCCACAGCGGAGGAGGAGCAGGGCATCATCCCGCGGGCCATCGCGCACCTCTTCGGGGGCATCGCGGAGCGCAAGCAGCGGGCGCAGGAGCAGGGCGTGGCCGGGCCCGAGTTCAAAGTCAGCGCCCAGTTCCTGGAG CTCTACAATGAGGAGATCCTCGACCTCTTCGATAGCGCCCGCGACCCTGACGCCCGCCACCGCAAGTCCCACATCAAGATCCACGAGGACGCCAGCGGCAGCATCTACACCACCGGCGTTACCTCCCGCCTCATCAGCTCCCAGGAGGAG CTGATCCAGTGCCTGAAGCAGGGCGCCCTGTCCCGCACCACGGCCAGCACCCAGATGAACGTGCAGAGCTCGCGCTCTCACGCTATCTTCACCATCCACCTGTGTCAAATGCGCATGTGCGCCCGGCCCGACCTG GTGAACGAGGCCGTGAGCGGGCTTCCTGATAGCGCCCCTCCTGCGAGCGAGTACGAGACACTCACTGCCAAGTTTCACTTCGTGGACCTGGCCGGCTCTGAGCGGCTGAAGCGGACGGGGGCCACGGGCGAGCGGGCCAAGGAGGGCATCTCCATCAACTGTGGGCTG CTGGCCTTGGgcaacgtgatcagcgccctgGGGGACCAGAGCAAGAAGGTGGTGCACGTGCCCTACCGGGACTCCAAGCTCACCCGGCTCCTCCAGGACTCGCTGGGCGGCAACAG CCAGACCATCATGATCGCCTGCGTGAGCCCCTCGGACCGCGACTTCATGGAGACGCTCAACACGCTCAAATACGCCAACCGGGCCCGCAACATCAAGAACAAGGTGGTGGTGAACCAGGACAAGACCAGCCAGCAGATCAGCGCGCTGCGGGCCGAGATCGCGCGCCTACAGATGGAGCTGATGGAATACAAGGCG GGCAAGAGAGTGACTGGGGAGGATGGCGCCGAGGGCTACAGCGACCTGTTCCGGGAGAACGCCCTGCTGCAGAAGGAGAACGGGGCACTGCGCCTGCGGGTGAAGGCCATGCAGGAGGCCATCGACGCCATCAACAACCGCGTCACCCAGCTCATGAGCCAGGAGGCCAACCTACTCCTGGCCAAGGCCG GAGACGGCAATGAGGCCATCGGTGCTCTGATCCAGAACTACATCCGGGAGATCGAGGAGCTGCG gACCAAGCTCCTGGAGAGCGAGGCCATGAACGAGTCCCTGCGCCGCAGCCTCTCACGGGCCTCGGCCCGGAGCCCCTACTCCCTGAGCGCGTCCCCAGCCGCCCCGGCCAGCTCCATGGAGGACGCCTCTGAGGTCATCCGCCGAGCCAAGCAGGACCTGGAGCGGCTCAAGAAGAAGGAGATCAGGCAGCGGAGAAAGAG CCCAGAGAAAGAGGCCTTCAAAAAGAGGGCAAAACTCCAACAAGAGAACAGCGAGGAGACCGATGACAATGAGGCCGAGGAG GAGGACGAGGAGCGAGAGGAGAGTGGCTGTGAGGAGGAAGATGGCCGAGAAGACGAGGACGAGGACTCGGGCAGCGAGGAAAGCCTGGCGGACTCCGACTCTGATCCAGAGGAGAAGG AGGTGAACTATCAGGTGGATCTGGCCGACCTGACGTGCGAGATCGAAATCAAGCAGAAGTTGATTGATGAGCTGGAGAACAGCCAGCGGCGGCTGCAGACTCTGAAGCACCAGTACGAGGAGAAGCTGATCCTGCTGCAGAACAAGATCCGGGACACGCAGCTGGAGCGCGACCGCGTGCTGCAGAACCTCA GTACCATGGAGTGCTACACAGAGGAGAAGGCTAACAAGATCAAGGCGGACTATGAGAAGAGGCTGCGGGAGATGAACCGGGACCTGCAGAAGCTACAGGCCGCGCAGAAGGAGCACGCGCGGCTGCTCAAGAACCAGTCTCGCTACGAGAGGGAGCTCAAGAAGCTGCAGGCCGAGGTGGCTGAGATGAAGAAGGCCAAG gtgGCCCTGATGAAGCAGATGCGGGAGGAGCAGCAGCGGCGCCGGCTGGTGGAGACCAAGCGGACCCGGGAGATCGCGCAGCTCAGGAAGGAGCAGCGGCGGCAGGAG TTTCAGATCCGAGCTCTAGAGTCCCAAAAGAGGCAGCAGGAAATAGTCTTGAGGAGGAAGACTCAGGAG GTTTCTGCACTGAGGCGTCTGGCCAAGCCCATGTCTGAGCGGGTGGCAGGCCGAGTGGGACCGAAGTCACCCATGCTGGACTCGGGGGCCGAGGTGTCGGCCAGCACCACCTCGTCCGAGGCCGAGTCGGGGGCCCGCTCCGTCTCCAGCATCGTGCGCCAGTGGGACCGCAAGATCAACCACTTCCTGGGGAGTCACTCCGCGCCCACAGTGCCTGGTGCCCGCCCTGCCAG AAAGAAGTTCCAGAAGAAGGGGGCCAGCCAGAGCTTCAGCAAGGCTGCGAGGCTCAAGTGGCAGTCACTGGAGCGGAGGATTCTGGACATCGTCATGCAGAGGATGACCATTGTCAACCTGGAGGCCGACATGGAGCGGCTCATCAAG AAAAGGGAGGAGCTTTCCCTCATGCAGGAGGCACTGCGCAGGAAGCGGGAGCGGCTGCAGGCCGAGAGccctgaggaggagaaggggctgcagGAGCTGGCGGAGGAGATCGAGGTGCTGGCGGCGAACATCGACTACATCAACGACAGCATTGGCGACTGCCAGGCCACCATCGTGCAGCTAGAGGAGACCAAG GAGGAGCTGGACTCCACGGACACGTCGGTGGTCATCAGCTCCTGCTCCCTGGCTGAAGCCCGCCTCCTGCTGGACAACTTCCTCAAGGCGTCCATTGACAAG GGGCTGCAGGTGGCACAGAAGGAGGCACAGATCCGGCTGCTGGAGGGGCGGCTGCGGCAGACAGACATAGCGGGCTCCTCCCAGAACCACGTGCTCCTGGACGCCCTGCGGGAGAAGGCCGAGGCCCACCCTGAGCTGCAGGCCCTCATCCACAACGTGCAGCAGG aGAATGGCTACGCCAGCACGGACGAGGAGGTGTCCGAGTTCTCTGAGGGGAG CTTCTCCCAGTCGTTCACCATGAAAGGCTCCACCAGCCACGATGACTTCAAGTTCAAG GGCGAGCCCAAGCTGTCCGCCCAGATGAAGGCTGTGTCAGCTGAGTGCCTGGGCCCCCCGCTGGACGTCTCCACCAAGAACATCACCAAGTCCCTGGCCTCCCTTGTGGAGATCAAAGAGGATGGCGTGGGCTTCTCGGTTCGAGACCCCTACTACCGGGACAAGGTCTCGCGGACCATCAGCCTGCCCACCAGAGGGAGTACTTT CCCCCGACAGTCTCGCGGTGCGGAGACGTCCCCTCTGACCCGGAGGAAGTCCTACGACCGTGGGCAGCCCATGAG GTCCACAGACGTGGGGTTCACGCCCCCCTCGTCCCCTCCCACCCGGCCCCGCAACGACCGAAATGTCTTCTCTCGTCTCACCAGTAACCAGAGCCAAGGGTCCGCGTTGGACAA GTCTGATGACAGCGACTCCTCTTTGTCGGAGGTCCTGAG GGGCATCATCACCCCGGTCGGAGGAGCCAAGGGCGCCAGGACGGCCCCGCTGCAGTGTGTCTCCATGGCTGAGGGCCAtaccaagcctgtgctctgcgtGGATGCCACGGATGAGCTGCTCTTCACGGGCTCCAAAG ACCGCAGCTGTAAGATGTGGAGCCTGGTAACGGGGCAGGAGATCGCGGCTCTGAAGGGCCACCCCAACAACGTGGTCTCCATCAAGTACTGCAGACACTCGGGGCTCGTGTTCTCCGTGTCCGCCTCCTACATCAAGGTGTGGGACATCCGAGACTCGGCCAAGTGTGTCCGGACGCTCAC ATCCTCGGGCCAGGTGGTCTCGGGGGACGCCTGCGCGGCCGCGTCCACCCGCACAGTGACCAGCGGGCAGGGGGAGCACCAGATCAACCAGATCGCCCTCAGCCCCGCGGGCAGCATGCTCTACGCCGCCTCGGGGAACGCTGTCCGCGTCTGGGAGCTCAGCAG GTTCCAGCCTATTGCCAAGCTGACTGGCCACATTGGCCCTGTGATGTGCCTGACGGCCGCCCAGACCACCGGCCAGCGTGACCTGGTGGTGACCGGCTCCAAGGACCACTACGTTAAG ATGTTCGAGCTGGGCGAGGGCGTGACGGGCACCATCGGGCCCACCCACAACTTCGAGCCCCCGCACTACGACGGCATCGAGTGTCTGGCCATCCAGGGGGACGTCCTGTTCAGTGGCTCCCGGGACAATGGCGTCAAGAAGTGGGACCTGGAGCACCAGGAGCTCGTACAG CAAATCCCCACGGCACACAAGGACTGGGTGTGCGCCCTGGCCTTCGTTCCGGGCCGCCCCATGCTGCTGAGTGCCTGCCGTGCGGGCGTTGTCAAGGTCTGGAACGTGGACAACTTCACACCCATCGGCGAGATCAAAGGCCACGACAGCCCCATCAACGCCATCTGTACCAACAGCAGGCATATTTTCACCGCCTCCAG TGACTGCCGGGTAAAGTTGTGGAATTACGTCCCTGGACTCACCCCCTGCCTCCCGCGCCGAGTCCTGGCCATAAAGGGCCGCGCCACCACCATGCCCTGA
- the KIF21B gene encoding kinesin-like protein KIF21B isoform X2 yields MAGQGDCCVKVAVRIRPQLSKEKIEGCHICTSVTPGEPQVLLGKDKAFTYDFVFDLDTWQEQIYSTCVSKLVEGCFEGYNATVLAYGQTGAGKTYTMGTGFDVATAEEEQGIIPRAIAHLFGGIAERKQRAQEQGVAGPEFKVSAQFLELYNEEILDLFDSARDPDARHRKSHIKIHEDASGSIYTTGVTSRLISSQEELIQCLKQGALSRTTASTQMNVQSSRSHAIFTIHLCQMRMCARPDLVNEAVSGLPDSAPPASEYETLTAKFHFVDLAGSERLKRTGATGERAKEGISINCGLLALGNVISALGDQSKKVVHVPYRDSKLTRLLQDSLGGNSQTIMIACVSPSDRDFMETLNTLKYANRARNIKNKVVVNQDKTSQQISALRAEIARLQMELMEYKAGKRVTGEDGAEGYSDLFRENALLQKENGALRLRVKAMQEAIDAINNRVTQLMSQEANLLLAKAGDGNEAIGALIQNYIREIEELRTKLLESEAMNESLRRSLSRASARSPYSLSASPAAPASSMEDASEVIRRAKQDLERLKKKEIRQRRKSPEKEAFKKRAKLQQENSEETDDNEAEEEDEEREESGCEEEDGREDEDEDSGSEESLADSDSDPEEKEVNYQVDLADLTCEIEIKQKLIDELENSQRRLQTLKHQYEEKLILLQNKIRDTQLERDRVLQNLSTMECYTEEKANKIKADYEKRLREMNRDLQKLQAAQKEHARLLKNQSRYERELKKLQAEVAEMKKAKVALMKQMREEQQRRRLVETKRTREIAQLRKEQRRQEFQIRALESQKRQQEIVLRRKTQEVSALRRLAKPMSERVAGRVGPKSPMLDSGAEVSASTTSSEAESGARSVSSIVRQWDRKINHFLGSHSAPTVPGARPARKKFQKKGASQSFSKAARLKWQSLERRILDIVMQRMTIVNLEADMERLIKKREELSLMQEALRRKRERLQAESPEEEKGLQELAEEIEVLAANIDYINDSIGDCQATIVQLEETKEELDSTDTSVVISSCSLAEARLLLDNFLKASIDKGLQVAQKEAQIRLLEGRLRQTDIAGSSQNHVLLDALREKAEAHPELQALIHNVQQENGYASTDEEVSEFSEGSFSQSFTMKGSTSHDDFKFKGEPKLSAQMKAVSAECLGPPLDVSTKNITKSLASLVEIKEDGVGFSVRDPYYRDKVSRTISLPTRGSTFPRQSRGAETSPLTRRKSYDRGQPMRSTDVGFTPPSSPPTRPRNDRNVFSRLTSNQSQGSALDKGIITPVGGAKGARTAPLQCVSMAEGHTKPVLCVDATDELLFTGSKDRSCKMWSLVTGQEIAALKGHPNNVVSIKYCRHSGLVFSVSASYIKVWDIRDSAKCVRTLTSSGQVVSGDACAAASTRTVTSGQGEHQINQIALSPAGSMLYAASGNAVRVWELSRFQPIAKLTGHIGPVMCLTAAQTTGQRDLVVTGSKDHYVKMFELGEGVTGTIGPTHNFEPPHYDGIECLAIQGDVLFSGSRDNGVKKWDLEHQELVQQIPTAHKDWVCALAFVPGRPMLLSACRAGVVKVWNVDNFTPIGEIKGHDSPINAICTNSRHIFTASSDCRVKLWNYVPGLTPCLPRRVLAIKGRATTMP; encoded by the exons GATCCGGCCCCAGCTGTCAAAGGAGAAGATTGAGGGCTGCCACATCTGCACGTCGGTCACCCCCGGGGAGCCCCAGGTCCTCCTGGGGAAGGACAAGGCCTTCACCTATGACTTTGTCTTCGACCTGGACACCTGGCAGGAGCAGATCTACTCCACCTGCGTCAGCAAGCTCGTGGAGGGCTGCTTCGAGGGCTACAATGCCACGGTGCTGGCCTACGGGCAG ACGGGGGCGGGGAAGACGTACACCATGGGCACTGGCTTCGACGTGGCCACAGCGGAGGAGGAGCAGGGCATCATCCCGCGGGCCATCGCGCACCTCTTCGGGGGCATCGCGGAGCGCAAGCAGCGGGCGCAGGAGCAGGGCGTGGCCGGGCCCGAGTTCAAAGTCAGCGCCCAGTTCCTGGAG CTCTACAATGAGGAGATCCTCGACCTCTTCGATAGCGCCCGCGACCCTGACGCCCGCCACCGCAAGTCCCACATCAAGATCCACGAGGACGCCAGCGGCAGCATCTACACCACCGGCGTTACCTCCCGCCTCATCAGCTCCCAGGAGGAG CTGATCCAGTGCCTGAAGCAGGGCGCCCTGTCCCGCACCACGGCCAGCACCCAGATGAACGTGCAGAGCTCGCGCTCTCACGCTATCTTCACCATCCACCTGTGTCAAATGCGCATGTGCGCCCGGCCCGACCTG GTGAACGAGGCCGTGAGCGGGCTTCCTGATAGCGCCCCTCCTGCGAGCGAGTACGAGACACTCACTGCCAAGTTTCACTTCGTGGACCTGGCCGGCTCTGAGCGGCTGAAGCGGACGGGGGCCACGGGCGAGCGGGCCAAGGAGGGCATCTCCATCAACTGTGGGCTG CTGGCCTTGGgcaacgtgatcagcgccctgGGGGACCAGAGCAAGAAGGTGGTGCACGTGCCCTACCGGGACTCCAAGCTCACCCGGCTCCTCCAGGACTCGCTGGGCGGCAACAG CCAGACCATCATGATCGCCTGCGTGAGCCCCTCGGACCGCGACTTCATGGAGACGCTCAACACGCTCAAATACGCCAACCGGGCCCGCAACATCAAGAACAAGGTGGTGGTGAACCAGGACAAGACCAGCCAGCAGATCAGCGCGCTGCGGGCCGAGATCGCGCGCCTACAGATGGAGCTGATGGAATACAAGGCG GGCAAGAGAGTGACTGGGGAGGATGGCGCCGAGGGCTACAGCGACCTGTTCCGGGAGAACGCCCTGCTGCAGAAGGAGAACGGGGCACTGCGCCTGCGGGTGAAGGCCATGCAGGAGGCCATCGACGCCATCAACAACCGCGTCACCCAGCTCATGAGCCAGGAGGCCAACCTACTCCTGGCCAAGGCCG GAGACGGCAATGAGGCCATCGGTGCTCTGATCCAGAACTACATCCGGGAGATCGAGGAGCTGCG gACCAAGCTCCTGGAGAGCGAGGCCATGAACGAGTCCCTGCGCCGCAGCCTCTCACGGGCCTCGGCCCGGAGCCCCTACTCCCTGAGCGCGTCCCCAGCCGCCCCGGCCAGCTCCATGGAGGACGCCTCTGAGGTCATCCGCCGAGCCAAGCAGGACCTGGAGCGGCTCAAGAAGAAGGAGATCAGGCAGCGGAGAAAGAG CCCAGAGAAAGAGGCCTTCAAAAAGAGGGCAAAACTCCAACAAGAGAACAGCGAGGAGACCGATGACAATGAGGCCGAGGAG GAGGACGAGGAGCGAGAGGAGAGTGGCTGTGAGGAGGAAGATGGCCGAGAAGACGAGGACGAGGACTCGGGCAGCGAGGAAAGCCTGGCGGACTCCGACTCTGATCCAGAGGAGAAGG AGGTGAACTATCAGGTGGATCTGGCCGACCTGACGTGCGAGATCGAAATCAAGCAGAAGTTGATTGATGAGCTGGAGAACAGCCAGCGGCGGCTGCAGACTCTGAAGCACCAGTACGAGGAGAAGCTGATCCTGCTGCAGAACAAGATCCGGGACACGCAGCTGGAGCGCGACCGCGTGCTGCAGAACCTCA GTACCATGGAGTGCTACACAGAGGAGAAGGCTAACAAGATCAAGGCGGACTATGAGAAGAGGCTGCGGGAGATGAACCGGGACCTGCAGAAGCTACAGGCCGCGCAGAAGGAGCACGCGCGGCTGCTCAAGAACCAGTCTCGCTACGAGAGGGAGCTCAAGAAGCTGCAGGCCGAGGTGGCTGAGATGAAGAAGGCCAAG gtgGCCCTGATGAAGCAGATGCGGGAGGAGCAGCAGCGGCGCCGGCTGGTGGAGACCAAGCGGACCCGGGAGATCGCGCAGCTCAGGAAGGAGCAGCGGCGGCAGGAG TTTCAGATCCGAGCTCTAGAGTCCCAAAAGAGGCAGCAGGAAATAGTCTTGAGGAGGAAGACTCAGGAG GTTTCTGCACTGAGGCGTCTGGCCAAGCCCATGTCTGAGCGGGTGGCAGGCCGAGTGGGACCGAAGTCACCCATGCTGGACTCGGGGGCCGAGGTGTCGGCCAGCACCACCTCGTCCGAGGCCGAGTCGGGGGCCCGCTCCGTCTCCAGCATCGTGCGCCAGTGGGACCGCAAGATCAACCACTTCCTGGGGAGTCACTCCGCGCCCACAGTGCCTGGTGCCCGCCCTGCCAG AAAGAAGTTCCAGAAGAAGGGGGCCAGCCAGAGCTTCAGCAAGGCTGCGAGGCTCAAGTGGCAGTCACTGGAGCGGAGGATTCTGGACATCGTCATGCAGAGGATGACCATTGTCAACCTGGAGGCCGACATGGAGCGGCTCATCAAG AAAAGGGAGGAGCTTTCCCTCATGCAGGAGGCACTGCGCAGGAAGCGGGAGCGGCTGCAGGCCGAGAGccctgaggaggagaaggggctgcagGAGCTGGCGGAGGAGATCGAGGTGCTGGCGGCGAACATCGACTACATCAACGACAGCATTGGCGACTGCCAGGCCACCATCGTGCAGCTAGAGGAGACCAAG GAGGAGCTGGACTCCACGGACACGTCGGTGGTCATCAGCTCCTGCTCCCTGGCTGAAGCCCGCCTCCTGCTGGACAACTTCCTCAAGGCGTCCATTGACAAG GGGCTGCAGGTGGCACAGAAGGAGGCACAGATCCGGCTGCTGGAGGGGCGGCTGCGGCAGACAGACATAGCGGGCTCCTCCCAGAACCACGTGCTCCTGGACGCCCTGCGGGAGAAGGCCGAGGCCCACCCTGAGCTGCAGGCCCTCATCCACAACGTGCAGCAGG aGAATGGCTACGCCAGCACGGACGAGGAGGTGTCCGAGTTCTCTGAGGGGAG CTTCTCCCAGTCGTTCACCATGAAAGGCTCCACCAGCCACGATGACTTCAAGTTCAAG GGCGAGCCCAAGCTGTCCGCCCAGATGAAGGCTGTGTCAGCTGAGTGCCTGGGCCCCCCGCTGGACGTCTCCACCAAGAACATCACCAAGTCCCTGGCCTCCCTTGTGGAGATCAAAGAGGATGGCGTGGGCTTCTCGGTTCGAGACCCCTACTACCGGGACAAGGTCTCGCGGACCATCAGCCTGCCCACCAGAGGGAGTACTTT CCCCCGACAGTCTCGCGGTGCGGAGACGTCCCCTCTGACCCGGAGGAAGTCCTACGACCGTGGGCAGCCCATGAG GTCCACAGACGTGGGGTTCACGCCCCCCTCGTCCCCTCCCACCCGGCCCCGCAACGACCGAAATGTCTTCTCTCGTCTCACCAGTAACCAGAGCCAAGGGTCCGCGTTGGACAA GGGCATCATCACCCCGGTCGGAGGAGCCAAGGGCGCCAGGACGGCCCCGCTGCAGTGTGTCTCCATGGCTGAGGGCCAtaccaagcctgtgctctgcgtGGATGCCACGGATGAGCTGCTCTTCACGGGCTCCAAAG ACCGCAGCTGTAAGATGTGGAGCCTGGTAACGGGGCAGGAGATCGCGGCTCTGAAGGGCCACCCCAACAACGTGGTCTCCATCAAGTACTGCAGACACTCGGGGCTCGTGTTCTCCGTGTCCGCCTCCTACATCAAGGTGTGGGACATCCGAGACTCGGCCAAGTGTGTCCGGACGCTCAC ATCCTCGGGCCAGGTGGTCTCGGGGGACGCCTGCGCGGCCGCGTCCACCCGCACAGTGACCAGCGGGCAGGGGGAGCACCAGATCAACCAGATCGCCCTCAGCCCCGCGGGCAGCATGCTCTACGCCGCCTCGGGGAACGCTGTCCGCGTCTGGGAGCTCAGCAG GTTCCAGCCTATTGCCAAGCTGACTGGCCACATTGGCCCTGTGATGTGCCTGACGGCCGCCCAGACCACCGGCCAGCGTGACCTGGTGGTGACCGGCTCCAAGGACCACTACGTTAAG ATGTTCGAGCTGGGCGAGGGCGTGACGGGCACCATCGGGCCCACCCACAACTTCGAGCCCCCGCACTACGACGGCATCGAGTGTCTGGCCATCCAGGGGGACGTCCTGTTCAGTGGCTCCCGGGACAATGGCGTCAAGAAGTGGGACCTGGAGCACCAGGAGCTCGTACAG CAAATCCCCACGGCACACAAGGACTGGGTGTGCGCCCTGGCCTTCGTTCCGGGCCGCCCCATGCTGCTGAGTGCCTGCCGTGCGGGCGTTGTCAAGGTCTGGAACGTGGACAACTTCACACCCATCGGCGAGATCAAAGGCCACGACAGCCCCATCAACGCCATCTGTACCAACAGCAGGCATATTTTCACCGCCTCCAG TGACTGCCGGGTAAAGTTGTGGAATTACGTCCCTGGACTCACCCCCTGCCTCCCGCGCCGAGTCCTGGCCATAAAGGGCCGCGCCACCACCATGCCCTGA